Genomic segment of Anaerolineae bacterium:
CGGGGGCAAGGGCTTTCTTTGAGGAAAACGTGATGAAAGGAGAAAGGCTTTCCCCCGCCGCTGTGGTAATACCTTCAAGCCGGGAGGTCCTGGATTATGTGGCTCTTAGAGCTGGAGCTATTGGGTACATCTCCGCCTCATGGTTGAACAAAAAGGTCAAAGCGGTGCTGGTGGAAGGGAAAGCGGTTTCATCTCCTGATTATCCTCTGAAACTGCCTGCTTATGCCGCATCGCGCACCGAAGCTGGCTTTAAATTTATAGAATTCCTCAAGGGGCCTGTCGGCCGTAGAATCCTTTCGGAACGTTATTTCCTGCCTTAGGCACAACAACCTCTCCTCCAATCCCCCTCTTAACCTCAGCAAAACCAGGTTGCTTCGCTTTTCCCGTTGCTTTATAATTACTTCCAGCAAACATAGGGGGTAAGAAATGGCGTACTTTAAGGGAATTTCTGCTTTTATTGTTGACATGGATGGGGTCCTCTACAGAGGCAATACCGCTATCCCTGGAGCGAAGGAGTTCATCTCAACCCTGGAGGAAACCGGGCGCAAATTTTTGCTTCTCACCAACAACTCCTCCTTAACTCCAGCCCAATACGAAGCCAAACTGGAAAAGATGGGGATAAAAGTTCAAAAGGAAAGGATTTTTACCTCGGCTCAGGCTACGGCCTTTTACCTCCGCCTGACGGCCAGGGCCGGGGCTAAGGTTTTCCTCATAGGCATGGATGGCATAAGGGAAGCTCTGTTAGCCGAAGGATTTACCATCTCCGAAGACAAGGACGTGGATTTTGTGGTGGTGGGGATCGACTACAACCTTTCTTATGAAAAGCTTAAAAAAGCAACGCTGGCTATAAGGGCGGGGGCAGTCTTCATAGGCACTAACCCCGATAAAACCCTGCCCACAGAAGAAGGGCTTTGCCCTGGAAATGGGGCCATCCTCGCCGCTCTGGAAGCTTCCACCGATGTCAAACCCATTACCATAGGAAAGCCTTCCCCTTTGATTTTTGAATTGGCTCTTAAACGCCTGGGAAGCAATCCCCAAGAGACGGCTGTAGTGGGGGACAGACTGGAAACAGATATACTGGGAGCTCACAGGGCTGGACTTAAAAGCATACTGGTGCTTTCTGGAGCCACCGATAGAAACCATCTGGCCTTAGCCGAATTGAAGCCTGACTTCGTCTTTGAAAGCGTAAAAGAATTGGCAGAAGCTTTAAGGGGGGAATAAATTGCCAGCGCTTTTTTACGG
This window contains:
- a CDS encoding TIGR01457 family HAD-type hydrolase; this encodes MAYFKGISAFIVDMDGVLYRGNTAIPGAKEFISTLEETGRKFLLLTNNSSLTPAQYEAKLEKMGIKVQKERIFTSAQATAFYLRLTARAGAKVFLIGMDGIREALLAEGFTISEDKDVDFVVVGIDYNLSYEKLKKATLAIRAGAVFIGTNPDKTLPTEEGLCPGNGAILAALEASTDVKPITIGKPSPLIFELALKRLGSNPQETAVVGDRLETDILGAHRAGLKSILVLSGATDRNHLALAELKPDFVFESVKELAEALRGE